CACGGCTCTTCGCCGAGCCGGATTTCCAGCCCGACATGCTGAAACTTTACCCGACGCTGCTGGTCCGCGGTGCGCCGCTCGCCGCCAACCCGGGCGACTGGGTGCCGTACGATACCGAGATTGCGGCCAACGTCGTCGCCGACCTGAAGGAAATGGTGCCGCCGTGGGTCCGCATCCAGCGCATCCAGCGCGACATCCCGAAGCACCAGATTATCGCCGGCGTGATGAACTCTAACCTGCGGCAATACGCGCGGCGCGAACTCAAGCAGCGCGGCAAGCGCTGCGCCTGCATCAACTGCCGCGAAGTGTGGCGCGCGCGTATCGACCCGGCCGACGCGGAGCTGCGTACGCGCAGCTACGAAGCGAGTGGAGGCACAGAACATTTCGTCTCATTCGAAGCAGGGCGCAAGCTGCTCGCCTACATGCGGCTGCGCCACGATGAGCAGGCGACCGTGCGCGAGCTGAAAGTCACGGGGCAGGCCGCCCGGCTCGGGATGGATGGCAGCGGCGTCCAGCACCGCGGGCTCGGCGCGCAACTGATGGGGATTGCCGAGGATATGTCAGCCGATTTCGGCCGGCTGCGTGTGACCCACGGCGTCGGGACGCTGGAATACTACCGCAAGCTGGGCTACGATCTGGACGGCAGCTATGTCGCGAAGGGGCTCTGATGGCCAAAATCTCGGTCTCCCGCGCCGACGCTCCCGACGGCTGGCTACTGACGGTGCGCGTCGCCGAGCGCGGTAGCGCGACCGAGCATCGCGTCTCGCTGTCGCGCGACTACCACGCGCGGCTGACGCAGGGCTGCGCGACGCCCGAGCAGCTGGTCGAAGCGTCATTTCGCTTCCTGCTCGAGCGCGAGCCGAAGGAGTCCATCCTGCGCAGCTTCGAGCTGCCGGTCATTGCGCGCTACTTCGGCGATTATGAGCGGCGCATCGGCGACTACTTGCCGAAGTAGCTGCGGGCGCGCTCGCAGCCCGTTCCTGCTGCTATTTCTCGGCTATGTACCATTGCCATCCCTCGGCACCAGCATTTTCGCGCCGCAATAGCCCCTGTTCTTCGAGTTTGAGTGCAGTGTATTCAACTGTTTGGCGCGCCAAGTCAAGGGCCTGAGCTGCCGTACCGAGTGATGCTCCCGGGTTCACTTTCAGATAATCGAAGAAACGCTGCTGGCTTGGGGTAAACCGTAGCGGGAAGTCACCCTGCCACTCTGTGACAACAAATCCGCGGGCGCGTCCATCCATTACCGAGGGTTCGGAACGAATCAGGCCTCCGCTCTCAAGCAGTCCAAGGTGATAGGCTGCCGTGCCATTGTGGAGGCCAAAGTTCTGTTTGAGTTCGCTCAATATAATTCC
This genomic interval from Candidatus Poseidoniia archaeon contains the following:
- a CDS encoding helix-turn-helix domain-containing protein; amino-acid sequence: MPLLGLFRWRDSKLTEHQTRVELLEQIGQEPGIILSELKQNFGLHNGTAAYHLGLLESGGLIRSEPSVMDGRARGFVVTEWQGDFPLRFTPSQQRFFDYLKVNPGASLGTAAQALDLARQTVEYTALKLEEQGLLRRENAGAEGWQWYIAEK